One Halolamina litorea genomic window carries:
- a CDS encoding HemK2/MTQ2 family protein methyltransferase, with protein MSDNDTDDGSTAASLAERRGEETKVYQPAEDSGLLADAATEFARGRTLEVGTGSGWVAEQTAPEVPRMVAADINPHACESARERGVEAVRTNLMDAFADGSFETVLFNPPYLPTDPENEWDDWMEQALSGGESGRELIEPFLEDLSRVLTPGGQALLLVSSLAGYEEVEELARSAGFVPEEVRQESYPFETLSILRLTRFAMCGKPSKGKID; from the coding sequence ATGAGCGATAACGATACCGACGATGGATCGACGGCCGCGAGCCTCGCCGAGCGACGCGGCGAGGAGACGAAGGTGTACCAGCCGGCGGAGGACTCCGGCCTGCTCGCCGACGCCGCCACGGAGTTCGCCCGCGGGCGGACCCTGGAGGTCGGCACCGGATCGGGCTGGGTCGCCGAACAGACTGCACCGGAAGTCCCGCGGATGGTCGCGGCGGACATCAACCCTCACGCCTGCGAGTCGGCGCGGGAGCGCGGCGTCGAGGCCGTTCGGACGAACCTCATGGACGCGTTCGCCGACGGGAGCTTCGAGACGGTGCTGTTCAACCCGCCGTACCTCCCGACTGACCCCGAAAACGAGTGGGACGACTGGATGGAGCAGGCGCTTTCGGGCGGCGAGAGCGGTCGGGAACTGATCGAGCCGTTCCTCGAGGACCTGTCGCGCGTACTCACCCCCGGCGGGCAGGCGTTGCTTTTGGTCTCCTCGCTCGCGGGCTACGAGGAAGTCGAGGAACTGGCCCGCAGCGCCGGCTTCGTCCCCGAGGAGGTCCGACAGGAGTCCTACCCCTTCGAGACGCTGTCGATCCTGCGGCTCACGCGCTTTGCGATGTGCGGGAAGCCGTCGAAGGGGAAGATCGACTGA
- a CDS encoding mechanosensitive ion channel family protein, translating to MAGHHALADLIRATFATLGAQLFVTGLAVALLVVAGFAVRSVGPRLKRHADDALAESLQAAVMVLLTTLVSLFLITVWRASGLIERGFEQIDPSSRQVVAVVLSIAVLFGSYTLTRVTKNSIRRLSKERGAITDHQQEVAHHVVQLCVFAMAVLVVLGIWNVDPGDLLLGAGAAGVVLGLAARQTLGAVLAGFVVLFSRPFDLGDWVQIGDEEGIVTDISVFNTQLRTFDDEYVMIPNDIVTDTEIRNRSRKGRLRVETDVGVDYETDVQHAMEVAASAMADTDTPMERPDPNVVLSEFGGSSVVLKLRYYIDNPSARKMWKARTEVISAVKGAFAEEGIKIPFPQRELSGRPEAGGLAVSGVRAGDVTDDDGETGSGAGDEAANGEGLDDGRVVRTDAADADAVDGSSSGNGAEDDDAGTTDDTEDAEDDADDTEDTENDS from the coding sequence ATGGCCGGCCACCACGCCCTCGCCGACCTGATCCGCGCGACGTTCGCCACCTTGGGCGCACAGCTGTTCGTGACGGGGCTCGCCGTGGCACTCCTCGTCGTCGCCGGGTTCGCCGTGCGGTCGGTCGGGCCGCGGCTGAAACGGCACGCCGACGACGCGCTGGCGGAGTCGCTGCAAGCGGCGGTGATGGTGCTGTTGACGACGCTCGTCTCGCTGTTCCTCATCACGGTCTGGCGGGCCAGCGGCCTGATCGAGCGGGGCTTTGAGCAGATCGACCCCAGCAGCCGGCAGGTCGTCGCGGTCGTTCTCAGTATCGCGGTCCTCTTCGGGTCGTACACGCTCACCCGCGTCACGAAAAACAGCATCCGGCGACTCTCGAAGGAGCGGGGCGCCATCACCGACCACCAACAGGAGGTCGCCCACCACGTCGTCCAGCTCTGTGTCTTCGCGATGGCGGTGCTGGTCGTCCTCGGTATCTGGAACGTCGACCCCGGCGACCTGCTGCTCGGGGCAGGGGCCGCGGGTGTGGTCCTGGGCCTCGCGGCCCGCCAGACTCTCGGCGCGGTGCTCGCAGGGTTCGTCGTCCTGTTCTCCCGCCCGTTCGACCTGGGCGACTGGGTCCAGATCGGCGACGAGGAGGGTATCGTCACCGACATCAGTGTCTTCAACACCCAGCTTCGAACGTTCGACGACGAGTACGTGATGATCCCCAACGACATCGTCACGGACACCGAGATCCGGAACCGCTCCCGGAAGGGTCGACTGCGCGTCGAGACCGACGTGGGCGTCGACTACGAGACGGACGTACAGCACGCGATGGAGGTCGCCGCGTCGGCGATGGCCGACACCGACACGCCGATGGAGCGCCCGGACCCGAACGTCGTACTCTCGGAGTTCGGCGGGTCGAGCGTGGTGTTGAAGCTACGCTACTACATCGACAACCCCAGCGCCCGGAAGATGTGGAAGGCCCGGACGGAGGTCATCAGCGCGGTCAAGGGCGCGTTCGCCGAGGAAGGGATCAAGATCCCGTTCCCGCAGCGCGAACTCTCCGGGCGACCGGAGGCCGGCGGCCTCGCGGTTTCGGGCGTCCGCGCGGGTGACGTGACCGACGACGACGGCGAGACCGGTTCCGGGGCCGGCGACGAGGCGGCGAACGGCGAGGGCCTCGACGACGGCCGCGTCGTCCGCACGGACGCGGCTGACGCCGACGCGGTCGATGGATCGAGCAGTGGGAACGGTGCCGAGGACGACGACGCCGGCACGACAGACGACACCGAGGATGCCGAGGACGACGCGGACGACACCGAGGACACGGAGAACGACTCATGA
- a CDS encoding 16S ribosomal RNA methyltransferase A — protein MTGSEDSRDPDALIRRAKRGNPEFDQHFLVDDRVLDRIPDYLPEGTDRSHLLEIGGGTGALTDRLLDAVPADGEVTVVERDPDLVTFLRREFADEIEAGELTVIAGDALAVDLPEFTASVSNLPYGASSEIAFDLLPRERPLVLMFQKEFAERMVAAPGEDDYGRLSVSAQHYAEVELVEHVPAEAFDPQPRVESAVVRCTPREPEYEVDDVAFFLRFVKALFTQRRKTMRNAVRNTGHISGLEDPDAVVDAADESLMSKRAGTVSPAEFAELARLAARVDPELDGAD, from the coding sequence ATGACTGGGTCAGAGGACTCACGGGACCCCGACGCCCTCATCCGTCGGGCCAAGCGGGGCAACCCGGAGTTCGACCAACACTTCCTCGTCGACGACCGGGTGCTCGACCGGATACCCGACTACCTCCCCGAGGGGACCGACCGCTCACACCTGCTGGAGATCGGCGGCGGGACCGGTGCGCTGACCGACCGACTGCTCGACGCGGTCCCCGCGGACGGCGAAGTGACCGTCGTCGAGCGGGACCCCGACCTCGTCACCTTCCTGCGCCGGGAGTTCGCCGACGAGATCGAGGCCGGCGAGCTGACCGTGATCGCCGGCGACGCGCTGGCGGTCGACCTCCCCGAGTTCACCGCGTCGGTGTCGAACCTCCCCTACGGCGCCTCCTCGGAGATCGCCTTCGACCTGCTCCCCCGGGAGCGCCCGCTCGTCCTGATGTTCCAGAAGGAGTTCGCCGAGCGGATGGTCGCCGCGCCCGGTGAGGACGACTACGGCCGCCTCTCGGTCTCGGCCCAGCACTACGCCGAGGTGGAGTTGGTCGAGCACGTGCCCGCCGAGGCGTTCGACCCCCAGCCCCGCGTCGAGAGCGCCGTGGTCCGCTGTACCCCCCGTGAGCCGGAGTACGAGGTCGACGACGTGGCGTTCTTCCTGCGGTTCGTGAAGGCGCTGTTCACCCAGCGTCGCAAGACGATGCGGAACGCGGTCCGGAACACCGGCCATATCTCCGGGCTGGAGGACCCCGACGCCGTCGTCGACGCGGCCGACGAGTCGCTGATGAGCAAGCGCGCGGGGACCGTCTCGCCCGCCGAGTTCGCCGAACTGGCGCGGCTGGCCGCGCGGGTCGACCCCGAACTCGACGGAGCCGACTGA
- a CDS encoding DUF655 domain-containing protein produces MSDAHESETAGSGADGEESRSASSRSESDDAESVERAVVLDHLPYGRPDDDRPQHQKPEVAYAVGEAAFDLFELTLADGADVSIGDRIVVAPDADREVVQRYREIEYEDLSRGAEQELEYVIEEIVERHPDRFLEYFNEAQPLTLRLHQLNVLPGIGDKLRDDILESRKREGPFESFEDLEERIGGLHDAEGTVVDRIMEELTEDVKYRAFVGEN; encoded by the coding sequence ATGAGCGACGCCCACGAGTCCGAGACCGCCGGAAGCGGCGCCGACGGCGAGGAGTCACGCTCCGCTAGCAGTCGGAGCGAGTCCGACGACGCCGAGTCGGTCGAACGCGCGGTCGTGTTGGACCACCTCCCCTACGGGCGCCCCGACGACGACCGGCCCCAACACCAGAAACCGGAGGTCGCCTACGCCGTCGGCGAGGCCGCTTTCGACCTGTTCGAACTCACGCTGGCCGACGGCGCCGACGTGAGCATCGGCGACCGGATCGTCGTCGCCCCCGACGCCGACCGCGAGGTGGTCCAGCGCTACCGCGAGATCGAGTACGAGGACCTCTCACGCGGCGCCGAACAGGAGTTGGAGTACGTGATCGAGGAGATCGTCGAACGCCACCCCGACCGCTTCCTCGAGTACTTCAACGAGGCCCAACCGCTGACGCTGCGGCTCCACCAACTCAACGTTCTGCCGGGGATCGGCGACAAGCTCCGGGACGATATCCTCGAGAGCCGCAAGCGCGAGGGTCCTTTCGAGAGCTTCGAGGACCTGGAGGAGCGCATCGGCGGCCTCCACGACGCCGAGGGGACCGTAGTCGACCGGATCATGGAGGAACTCACGGAGGACGTGAAGTACCGCGCCTTCGTCGGCGAGAACTGA
- a CDS encoding RNA polymerase Rpb4 family protein, translated as MTIFKEKLDEEYLTISEVKEELQDVEEERAEDEDRELRYELARAIEHVNRFALLDAEESRELVERLQELDKVDEATAHKITDLLPRDRDELRTVYAQERYSLSGEELDEILDIVAEYA; from the coding sequence ATGACGATCTTCAAAGAGAAGCTCGACGAGGAGTACCTCACGATCTCGGAGGTCAAGGAGGAACTCCAGGACGTCGAGGAGGAGCGCGCCGAAGACGAGGACCGCGAGCTCCGCTACGAGCTCGCTCGCGCCATCGAGCACGTCAACCGGTTCGCGCTGCTCGACGCCGAGGAGTCCCGCGAACTGGTCGAGCGCCTGCAGGAACTCGACAAGGTCGACGAGGCGACGGCCCACAAGATCACGGACCTGCTGCCCCGCGACCGCGACGAACTCCGCACGGTGTACGCCCAGGAGCGCTACTCGCTCTCGGGCGAGGAACTCGACGAGATCCTCGACATCGTCGCCGAGTACGCCTGA
- a CDS encoding 50S ribosomal protein L21e, translated as MPSSNGPNTGTRNKMSNHPRERGTSPPQRAIADFDEGQKVHLVLDPSVEKGRFHARFSGHTGEVVGRQGSAFKVKINDGGKEKVLIAAAAHLRAQEE; from the coding sequence ATGCCTAGCTCCAACGGGCCCAACACCGGAACCCGGAACAAGATGTCGAACCACCCCCGAGAGCGCGGTACGTCGCCGCCCCAGCGCGCCATCGCCGACTTCGACGAGGGCCAGAAGGTCCACCTCGTCCTCGACCCGTCCGTCGAGAAGGGTCGCTTCCACGCGCGCTTCAGCGGCCACACCGGCGAGGTCGTCGGCCGACAGGGTAGCGCGTTCAAGGTGAAGATCAACGACGGCGGCAAGGAGAAGGTCCTGATCGCCGCCGCCGCCCACCTTCGCGCACAGGAGGAGTAA
- a CDS encoding cystathionine gamma-synthase has translation MSDDHDDDATEERIETRAIHAGQAPDEETGALMTPIYANSTYKQDAPGDHRGYEYSRTGNPTRTDLEANLASLEGGEFGRAFSSGMGSINTVLNLLESGDHVVAGDDVYGGTHRIFTQVYEDYDLSFNFVDTTDHDAVREAMTEDTELLWVESPTNPLLNVNDIDALTDIADEYGALSAVDNTFATPMLQRPLEHGADIVSHSLTKYLGGHSDVVGGALITDDHELDERIGFYQNSVGATPSPFDCFLVLRGTKTLPVRMDRHCENADELAHWLEDHDAVDRVYYPGLASHPDHDLAVEQMDDFGGMLSFELDGTLDEARTVVAETEVFTLAESLGGVESLIEQPATMTHAAIPKEERVAAGLTDGLIRVSVGVEHIDDMKADLQRAFDAALE, from the coding sequence ATGAGCGACGACCACGACGACGACGCCACCGAGGAACGCATCGAGACGCGCGCCATCCACGCCGGGCAGGCGCCCGACGAGGAGACCGGCGCGCTGATGACGCCCATCTACGCCAACTCCACCTACAAACAGGACGCCCCGGGCGACCACCGCGGCTACGAGTACTCCCGGACGGGCAACCCCACCCGGACCGACCTCGAAGCGAACCTCGCCTCGCTGGAGGGCGGAGAGTTCGGCCGCGCGTTCTCCTCGGGGATGGGCTCGATCAACACCGTCCTCAATCTGCTCGAATCGGGCGACCACGTCGTCGCCGGCGACGATGTCTACGGCGGCACCCACCGCATCTTCACGCAGGTGTACGAGGACTACGACCTCTCCTTCAACTTCGTGGACACCACCGACCACGACGCCGTGCGCGAGGCGATGACCGAGGACACCGAACTGCTCTGGGTCGAGTCGCCGACGAACCCCCTGCTCAACGTCAACGACATCGACGCGCTGACCGACATCGCCGACGAGTACGGCGCGCTCTCGGCCGTCGACAACACCTTCGCCACGCCGATGCTCCAGCGCCCGCTGGAACACGGCGCCGACATCGTCTCTCACTCGCTGACGAAGTACCTCGGCGGCCACTCCGACGTGGTCGGCGGCGCGCTGATCACCGACGACCACGAACTCGACGAGCGCATCGGCTTCTACCAGAACTCCGTCGGCGCCACCCCGTCGCCGTTCGACTGCTTCCTCGTCCTCCGCGGGACCAAGACCCTGCCCGTCCGGATGGACCGCCACTGCGAGAACGCCGACGAACTGGCCCACTGGCTTGAGGACCACGACGCGGTGGACCGCGTCTACTACCCCGGGCTGGCGAGCCACCCGGACCACGACCTCGCCGTCGAGCAGATGGACGACTTCGGCGGGATGCTCAGCTTCGAACTCGACGGCACGCTGGACGAGGCCCGCACCGTCGTCGCCGAGACCGAGGTCTTCACGCTCGCCGAATCGCTGGGCGGCGTCGAGAGCCTGATCGAGCAGCCGGCGACGATGACCCACGCCGCGATCCCGAAGGAAGAGCGCGTCGCCGCGGGGCTGACCGACGGCCTGATCCGCGTCAGCGTCGGCGTCGAGCACATCGACGACATGAAGGCGGACCTGCAGCGGGCGTTCGACGCCGCGCTGGAGTAG
- a CDS encoding GNAT family N-acetyltransferase has translation MSATVETRRDPRGDATYEARAWELKERIRREEGVLKQRRSFFRDAYRRADCRLLFVDDDLAGFVSTRRDGYILFLAVSPDFRGEGFGEQLVAEVARDHDSVSCHARATNEDALAFYRHIGFETIRRIDAYYEDGGDAYYLKLGRDRTISEKLSEFVRR, from the coding sequence GTGAGCGCGACGGTCGAGACACGACGGGATCCGCGGGGTGACGCCACCTACGAGGCCCGTGCGTGGGAGTTGAAAGAGCGGATCCGCCGGGAGGAGGGCGTGTTGAAGCAGCGCCGGAGCTTCTTCAGGGACGCCTACAGGCGCGCGGACTGCAGGCTGCTGTTCGTCGACGACGACCTCGCGGGGTTCGTCTCCACGCGCCGGGACGGCTACATCCTCTTTCTGGCCGTCTCGCCGGACTTCCGCGGCGAGGGGTTCGGCGAACAGCTCGTCGCCGAGGTCGCCCGGGACCACGACTCGGTGAGCTGTCACGCCCGGGCGACCAACGAGGACGCGCTGGCGTTCTACCGCCACATCGGCTTCGAGACGATCCGGCGCATCGACGCCTACTACGAGGACGGCGGCGACGCCTACTACCTCAAACTCGGCCGCGACCGGACGATCTCGGAGAAGCTCTCGGAGTTCGTCCGTCGGTAA
- a CDS encoding DUF2391 family protein, with product MTSFARRLLRRLFNRQFRPADVAQQVVGGFLLAGPFVVTEEVWVLAGHMNTLQWVVVVTMVFAIGWGALYRADSDRDADDETEVAGVPYRFLTLMIVSFGSVLVLAYSFAAPETFDADAFQTVKAVSIGAVFAVVGAATADSVF from the coding sequence ATGACCAGTTTCGCGCGGCGGCTGCTCCGGCGGTTGTTCAACCGCCAGTTCCGGCCAGCCGACGTGGCCCAGCAGGTCGTCGGGGGGTTCCTGCTCGCCGGGCCGTTCGTCGTTACCGAGGAGGTGTGGGTGCTCGCCGGGCACATGAACACCCTCCAGTGGGTCGTCGTGGTCACGATGGTGTTCGCCATCGGCTGGGGGGCGCTCTACCGCGCCGACAGCGACCGGGACGCCGACGACGAGACCGAAGTCGCCGGGGTCCCCTACCGGTTCCTGACGCTGATGATCGTCTCCTTCGGCTCGGTCCTCGTGCTCGCGTACAGTTTCGCCGCGCCGGAGACCTTCGACGCCGACGCGTTCCAGACCGTCAAGGCGGTGAGCATCGGCGCCGTCTTCGCGGTGGTGGGGGCGGCGACCGCCGACAGCGTGTTCTGA
- a CDS encoding KaiC domain-containing protein: protein MREAEEAEEDDSPRATADADSESETGDDGESDTDAGTDDATDADSTAETPPADEPGGSDDPFGGSQRSAGGDDPFGGVNGDDTADTTDAPDAGASDPFGGNQGSTEGGDPFGGNAGGGDPFGGGEGFGGDFADRGSGRGGGGFGGEGGFGGDDGFGSEPESFDEAELDSDIDRIDVGIEGLDEMILGGVPERSLMVSIGSAGTGKTTFGLQFLTEALENGGRGIYITLEESREAILSTAEEKGWSFREWRNEGRLAIVAMDPIEMANSLSSIRNDISRLVEEFNADRLVLDSVSLLEMMYDHPAERRSEVFDFARSLKRAGVTTMLTSEASSEDAYTSRYGIIEYLVDAVFILQYVRPSDFRETRLAVEIQKIRDANHSRETKPYEITNEGISVYRQANIF, encoded by the coding sequence ATGCGCGAGGCCGAGGAAGCCGAGGAGGACGACTCGCCGCGGGCGACGGCCGACGCGGACTCCGAAAGCGAGACCGGGGACGACGGGGAGTCCGACACCGACGCCGGGACCGACGACGCCACGGACGCTGACTCCACGGCAGAGACGCCGCCCGCCGACGAACCCGGTGGGAGCGACGACCCGTTCGGCGGGAGCCAACGCTCGGCGGGGGGAGACGACCCGTTCGGCGGCGTCAACGGAGACGACACCGCTGACACCACCGATGCCCCCGACGCCGGGGCGAGTGATCCGTTCGGCGGGAACCAAGGCTCGACGGAGGGTGGCGATCCCTTCGGCGGCAACGCCGGCGGCGGGGACCCGTTCGGCGGCGGGGAGGGGTTCGGCGGTGACTTCGCCGACCGCGGGAGCGGTCGGGGTGGCGGCGGGTTCGGCGGCGAGGGCGGGTTCGGCGGCGACGACGGCTTCGGCAGCGAGCCCGAATCGTTCGACGAGGCCGAACTCGACTCCGACATCGACCGCATCGACGTGGGGATCGAAGGGCTCGACGAGATGATCCTCGGCGGGGTTCCCGAGCGGTCGCTGATGGTCTCCATCGGCTCGGCCGGGACCGGGAAGACCACGTTCGGGCTCCAGTTCCTGACGGAGGCCCTGGAGAACGGCGGGCGGGGCATCTACATCACGCTGGAGGAGTCCCGGGAGGCGATCCTCTCGACGGCCGAGGAGAAAGGGTGGTCGTTCCGTGAGTGGCGCAACGAGGGGCGGCTCGCGATCGTCGCGATGGACCCGATCGAGATGGCGAACTCGCTGTCGTCGATCCGGAACGACATCTCGCGGCTCGTCGAGGAGTTCAACGCCGACCGACTGGTGCTCGACTCGGTGTCGCTGCTGGAGATGATGTACGACCACCCCGCCGAGCGACGCTCGGAGGTGTTCGACTTCGCTCGCTCGCTCAAGCGGGCCGGCGTGACGACGATGCTCACCTCGGAGGCCAGCAGCGAGGACGCCTACACCTCTCGGTACGGCATCATCGAGTACCTCGTGGACGCGGTGTTCATCCTCCAGTACGTCCGCCCCTCGGATTTCCGGGAGACCCGGCTGGCCGTGGAGATCCAGAAGATCCGGGACGCGAACCACTCTCGCGAGACCAAACCCTACGAGATCACCAACGAGGGGATCTCGGTCTACCGGCAGGCGAACATCTTCTAG
- a CDS encoding NAD(+)/NADH kinase, translating to MLVGIVAKRGNKRASFLAADIRDRLRAADVDVWLDEATAGEHDDAGHPVAEMDACDLVVAIGGDGTFLFAARGVGDTPILGVNLGEVGFLNAIGPEEAVHEVLNEVDALREGELSVREAPRLVAAGDGWESPAAVNEIVLQGAQRGRAGGIDLEVRVDGSLFSSGRADGALVATPTGSTAYNLSEAGPLVHPDVNAMVVNEMCADAGMPPLAVGPDSEISVRLSGAETAHVVVDGRVVRSPEPPTTVTVRTAETPIRIAGPDAEFFEALNKLE from the coding sequence ATGTTGGTCGGCATCGTCGCAAAGCGGGGCAACAAGCGCGCGTCGTTTCTCGCGGCGGACATCCGGGACCGCCTCCGCGCGGCCGACGTGGACGTGTGGCTGGACGAGGCCACCGCGGGCGAACACGACGACGCCGGCCACCCGGTCGCCGAAATGGACGCGTGTGACCTCGTGGTCGCCATCGGCGGCGACGGGACGTTCCTGTTCGCGGCACGCGGTGTCGGCGACACGCCCATCCTGGGGGTGAACCTCGGGGAGGTCGGGTTCCTCAACGCCATCGGCCCGGAAGAAGCCGTCCACGAGGTGTTGAACGAGGTGGACGCGCTCAGGGAGGGAGAACTGTCGGTCCGGGAGGCCCCGCGCCTCGTCGCCGCCGGCGACGGCTGGGAGAGCCCCGCGGCCGTCAACGAAATCGTTCTGCAGGGTGCCCAGCGCGGCCGTGCCGGCGGGATCGACTTGGAGGTCAGGGTCGACGGCTCGCTGTTCTCCTCCGGCCGCGCCGACGGCGCGCTCGTGGCGACGCCGACGGGGTCGACGGCGTACAACCTCTCGGAGGCCGGGCCGCTGGTCCACCCCGACGTGAACGCGATGGTGGTCAACGAGATGTGTGCCGACGCCGGAATGCCCCCGCTCGCTGTCGGCCCCGACAGCGAGATCTCGGTCCGGCTTTCGGGCGCCGAGACCGCCCACGTCGTCGTCGACGGCCGGGTGGTGCGGAGTCCCGAACCGCCGACGACGGTGACGGTTCGGACCGCCGAGACGCCGATTCGGATCGCCGGCCCGGACGCGGAGTTCTTCGAGGCGCTCAACAAACTGGAGTAG